Part of the Zea mays cultivar B73 chromosome 4, Zm-B73-REFERENCE-NAM-5.0, whole genome shotgun sequence genome is shown below.
ccatgcaaaaacatctttgttgttgaacaaaaaccttatcaaggttttctcctgctcttcggataattgagagcctaacagcaccttctgctctgctatgtcctcacataagagcataggcttcggctgatctgctgaagctgctttctcccttctgaatttgtactgttcacaagcttcagctccatctatgttatggattgcttttgagtcagtccaattaccttcggcctttctggcagcttcctgacttccatgtatagcgatgggtccttgatccgaaggtatcttcatgcaaagataggcaggatgaagaattgcttcgaaagcattgagggtgccacgaccaataattgcattgtaagggtattccatgtcaacaatgtcaaacacaacttgctcggttctagtgttgttgacgaacccgaaggttactgacatggtgatcttgcccaatgctacaatctgcctccctccgaagccacagagaggatgtgtagcatcatgaatcttatcttctggctcttgcatttgtctgaaggccttagcaaatatgatatcagctgcactgcctgtgtcaaccaagacattatggaccagaaatcctttgataacacaagagataaccatggcatcattgtgtgggtaatccttgagatgaagatcctcttgggagaaggtaatgggaatgtgagaccatcttgacttgatgaagggtccttgcaccccaacatgctgtacccttctctgtgcttccttcttttgtttcttgttagctggttctgaggacgaaccacctgtgatcgggagcaccagcttcgggtccgaagcagctccagctcggtcattgaacgaagccatcagttcgagaagtggaagtgagttcaccggaggtgggcgccaatgttggggacttgttctcaaatgctatgaattaagaacaaggcaacataaagtgttaaatgttaaatgtCCTTCATCCAACgaggcattattcctttgaggattaatgaaccttggacgaaggctgatgacaatacgattacgaagattaAATCTTCATAATTGTAGTTTAatggattgtataagataacataaagtatagagtatcaaaggtaaacgaatcataaacgaaccacattgcatttactcagtatatttaattattgaatacagttatacctctgccttggcaaagattggtttccgAATGATGCGGTTACAGAtaccggaatgcgtgaacagtagaggaatactgttcactatttataggcacagggcgcagcctgtgagagattacaagtatgccccttatgaaagtttacaacattgactcagacctttatggactaaaaggtcattctatctttaagtcggtttgtaataccgaagcttcatgaagaggaaccttcgaccatcttacacaaacagcttcagccgaaggttgcttcttcctaaaagaccttcggcgacgaagcacaggcccaacactgcaggacattgttgtgcacaattactctggatgaggcaaacccttagggactatggctacaaattgagcgaagtccctctcctatgtgataatgagagtgcaatccgcatggcggataatcccgttgaacacagccgcactaagcacatagacatccggtatcactttttgagagatcaccaacaaaaggggatatcgaaattgcttatgttagtacccacaaccaattagccgatatctttaccaagccactagatgaaaaacttttagcaagcttagaaatgagctaaatatactagattctcgaaactttgattgaaacattgcacatatTGCTAATTTATATACCTTGATTATGTCCCTTGtaattggtacaaatgcatatttcttattcttattgtgccaaggctaagactaatgtgctttcaagtgtacttctatgattagtcttagattgaaagggaaatggagtattcggcaaaggcaaggcttccactctagctctatcggtatcatttatcctttgccttaCTCATAGACTTCCAATTGGTATAAACCTTTactcatatttcttttaccaaatgggagagaaaataggtccccaaagggggagaatttgaaggcctctcaagtttcttcgtttttagcgattaatgccaaaaggggagaaattagtaggcccaaagcaaaaggaccgcaccaccattttcaAATTTAAAAACTATTTCAACTGGTATTTGTTTCAAAAAGGGAAATCAATTCAAAAatcctcttgacagctaaggggagaacttctttaggggggcttttatttagtcaaaggaaaagtagttgaaatagggggaggaatttcaaatcttgaaaatgcttcttgaaatcatattcttatacctttggctatttgcaaaagaatttgaaaacatttctccaaatgatttgcaaaaacaagttaAGTGGTGcatatgtggtccaaaatgttataatagaagaaagcaatcacatttACTTAGACATATGTAgaaagtctttcaattggtttaaatctaagtaacctatgcacatctctCACAAttacaaactagttacatttttacactttatatttgctttggtttgtgttggcatcaatcaccaaaaagggggagattgaaagggaaatgtgcttaaaacatttcctataatcgattttggtgtttgacgtccatcacaaactacgtggactaactagtttgtctagatgtctTTTATCTCAGGTACATAAGGtttaacataaaccaagaaagaaattaagttggggactcaaccaagtttggagcaaagactagTATTGGTGCTGCcaatggcgcaccagacaatgtccggtgcccaggTCAAGGCACCAACGAACTGGTCACTCTCGGGTTTTctgagaggcgctccgctataattcatcggactgtccggtgaaccaacgagcaacggtcacctgcgcgcagtggtcgactgcaaaagtgaacagtgcgcaatcagaagtcagagcagtgatgtcaagacgcaccggactgtccggtgcagctagaagacaaaggacttcaacgatCAACCACTCCAAACCCTAATGggcagctgacgtggcacgcaccggacactgaacagtgccatgtccggtgcaccaccggactgtccggtgtgccatggacAACAatggctagaatagtggttggggctataaatacccccaaccatctccattcaagtcatccaagttttctgaactcaacattcaatacaagagcagaaGACTACACACCAAGACAcaatcaatagatcaaatcctctccaagcctccaaatcaaatCAATTGCTTAgtaacttgagagagggtgttttgtgttcttttgttgctcttgttgcttggattactttctccttctcattcttattctctaagtgctttataaagctagcaagagacacctaagtgtgtggtgatccttgcggggtcttagtgacccaaagtgattaaggagaagcctcgactggtctgtgtgaccgattgagagagggaaagagttggaatagacccagcctttgtggcctcctcaatggggactacgttctttggaaccgaacctcggcaaaCAAATCGCAGTgttcacttgttgatcttcacttgatttgtttcaccTCTTTCCTCTCTCCAAAAGTTCCCTTTCTCATAttgtttgagtttgctcccaaacgttatccgcattgattgagcaactctaagcaaggagaactatctttcgtactccgatttaattctaacgctaactttggccttagtgcgtgtttaaagtttgtgaatttcaggtttcgcctattcatccccccctctaggcgactttcagttataACACGACAGTATGACACGAAGACTTATATAGGTTCAGGCCGCGTAGagttgcgtaataccctacttcctgtggTCACTCTAGATTGAGGTGAGGATTACATGCTGAGAATTGTGAGTGTTGAAGGCTAGGATGAGATGAAATGGTAGGGGGTACCTctcggccttatatactcgaccaggGAGAGTTATCCCGTACAGATGATGATGGCTATCTACTTGTTTGTCTCCTAGCTAGTTTGTACCATATTGTATCCCTACACATCGGGAGTCCTTCTTGCCTATCCGCCCGAGAAGGGGgcccatcggggaggagagatcctgggTGTATCTGGGCGACGACGGGCCACCCAAGACACCTCTAGATGACGCTGGgccgaagagatgtgaagaaactgGTCGAGGAAGACTAATATTAGGGCTAAACTAAGACTAGATTACTCCTACTCCTAAGGAAGGGAAATAACAATGCAAATAAGATAAATTTGATAATTACGTTTGATTGGATCGATTTTGTGggctcaatcggccgtaccccttcatatatataaaggggaggtcttaATTCATTACAAGTCAGTTCTCGAGTTAATTCCACAAGTTTTGCTCACAAATCCCAAAACCGTTACTGATTCTGCGCTCGCGTGGACCGTACGGTCCGCCTAGCAACTTTGGTGTTCAACAATTTCGATGGTTGGGAGCAAACTAGATTGAAAAAAAATGATGTACAAGAGAGATTCATCACCTCTCCTTATCGACGAGCAGACTCACCAGAGAAGATCGAGGAGAGAGGACCTCGATGGCGGTGGCTGGGTTTGCAAAATCTTTAAATTTTTGGAACTTTGGAAGacgtgatatatatatatatatatatatatatatatatatatatatatatatatactggttAGCTTTAGTTTTTCTTCTTTGTTATGCATATTACGTGTAAATACGATATAGGAAACTAATTAACACTAGGCCATGGCGTGATATATCACTTTTTGTTTGAAACAGCTAGAATAATTTTGGAGACGAAGAGAGTATTCACTATAACAGCCATATATATAGAAAGGAAACAGATCGTGTAATCGTAACAGCCATAGAACGGACGTGCGCATGAATGTCGTAAACTACTCCTATATAACACACACACTCTGCATCATCGGTGTTCCTGCCAATAATGCTCTGCATCGGAGACATGCAACGTGGGCAATAAATAGTGTGTGGCCGTTCAGCCGGTGGCAGCTGCTGCCAGAACAGCGTCGTCGAGCTAGCAAACCTAACAATTGGGCACGCACACATGCATGCACGGCGATCGGCGAGAGTAGAGTTCATTTATTTGTAAAGACACAACGTACagctcacacacacacacacatatacttGCTTGTAGCCGCGTACTACACACTCTCCTGTAGTAGTGCTGTGTGTTGTAAGCAATCTTCTTGTACGCCATAAATGAATGCCGCAATCAGCACAGGTTCGTCGACGACCTGGACAATGTATTAGTGTGCCAGACTCGTGTGCTCCGTTTTATTCCATCAGTTGCTGTTGTTTGATAGATCTGGATTTGAACTTGTTGAAAAGAAAGAAAGAAGGCAGTTTAGATACAAGGGCTGCTTGCTTTCACTGTCAGGGTCTTGATGATGATTATTTCTTCGTGTCTGCTCTGAGAGGATAATAATCTGCCATTCCAGGACCGTACTGGTAGCTGTCCCAATACTTCGGCCTTTTAATTGGGTGGGCCAGTGGGCCGAGCTTCGATCGATCCCGCTCTGAAAGCAGCAGCTAGCAGAGTCGCTGCTGATGTTACGGCCGGCTGCTTGATTAGGTTTCGTTCCAATCTCTTCACTCCATGTCCAAGAAGAAGCTGTAGTTAGTAGTAGTCGCTATTTGGTCGAAACGAGTATTTCGGAGGGcgatttgttgttgttgttgttgtattaGGTGGGGCAACCAGcagatgtatacaattgttgttgTTGTAGACgaggaaggaagaagaagagtgTGACTGGTTGAGGACGGACTTGCATGCTAGCTCTTCCGATGACGATATATGAAATCAACAGCTATTTTCTACAAGTGACGTAACAAGAAACAGTCGTCTAGATAAGCCAAATGTATATTATTCTGTTGCATATTGTATCACTGCATTCGTTAGGGTTCATGGTTACTAAATTTGCATGTCGTTTTAGATTACATTTTTCATCTGGTGGGGCATACGTACTTACATTTTTCATCTGGTGTGAAGGCAGGGGGCTCAAGATATATATTTCCAGTGCGAACATAGAATCCAGGGCAGAGCCATTACAAAAAAAAAATCTTTGAAAGGCAGGTGGTAGTAATACGTCGAGGAGGAGGATAGATCCTAAGATTTGTCTTGTGATCAGCAGACCACGCGTCAAGAGGAGAGATCTAGGTTTACTTGTGAAATTCACACGCGAGGAGCCCTCAGGTGCTTGCAGCCAATGCACACATGTGGTGATGAGTGCAACTGTACCTCCTGCAATGGAAAACGGGAGACAACTCTAACCGTAAAAGCCAGGCAGGCCGAGTTGCCCCACATCCTCCAACTCCAACCGGTAACGACGTACTTTCTGGCATGCTTTTCTCCAAGTAAAAGGCTTTCAGAACGAATGCACAAGTACAGGAGTACACACGCATCGATCTGCCCACTTTCTGGATCAGATCCTAGGACTGCAGGTGCATGCAGTCAGTGACGACGTACACAGGCTACACATGCATGCATGTTACCCTGTAATCATTCACCATTCATACGTATGGTAGGTAGCTACGTACGCCAGCATGCAGTAGACAATCACAGAACCAAACCAACCCCGGCAGCTCAGCCGACACCCTCATGTGTGCGGCGCTGTGCCAACCACATTGACCATCTCCTTCCGCTCCTCCTTGGTGCACGTCCCTCTGCCGTGGGTGTAGGACCATGTGCAACGTTCATAGTGAGATTTAATTAAGACTGAACTCCGGGGTATATATGTAGCTAGATTCAGCTGGCCGGGAAATATTTTCACATCAAAGGAATCTCGATATAGAATGAACTATACGTTGATGCGTACAATAAAATTTCCAAAAAGCGAAAACTTATACATGTTCACATTATATTGTAAAAAACAAGCATCGTCACGATTTGTTTGTCTCCTTCCGAGCTTTTCTGTTTGGATCGATTACCTACATGGTTTATGCATGGTTTCAAACACATGATCTAAAATATTGTTTAAAGTTTAGCCGACCTCAAAAAAGAGTTATTGACTTATTAAATAACACACAAATTAAATATTAATGAGCTAAATATGTATGGCAGTTTTTGTGCCGTGTACCAGATGTTCGCCACGTACCTACTACCCTGCTACACAGTCTGGTGAGGTCAAACAATACACCGTGCACCTACACATACTATGCCGCAGCAAAGCATTGGGGCCAACCGCCTCACCAAAATAGCCTATAAAAGCTCATTTACGCAGCTCACAGGACTTGCACGTCTTCCATCCCCGGCGGCCTTGTGCTAGTACCCACCTCGCGATCGACCTCCCTCTCGAACTCAAAGATGGCCGGCACCACAAGGTGTAGTATCAGAGGCAGCAACGCTCCCGGCTTGGCCCTGccatgcttgctgctgctgctgctgctcgcgGGCGCAGGCGTCTCCAACGGCCAGCTCCAGGTGGGGTTCTACTCCAAGTCCTGCCCGGACGCCGAGTCCACCGTGGCGTCCGTCGTCCGGCAGTCCGGGTCCGCCGACCCCACCATCCTCCCGGCGCTCATCCGGCTCCAGTTCCACGACTGCTTCGTCCGCGGCTGCGACGGGTCGGTGCTCATCAAGGGCGgcggcaacaacaacaacaacgccgAGGTGGACAACGGCAAGCACCAGGGCCTCCGCGGCCTGGAGATCATCGAGGGCGCCAAGACGCAGCTCGAGGCGCAGTGCCCCGGCGTCGTCTCCTGCGCCGACATCGTCGTGCTCGCTGCCCGAGACGCCGTCGCCTTCGTACGTTtgcgcatgatgtgtgtaatatgtCACGTTGATATATAACTGGCCGGGATCTGACCGACGTGAACACGTACGCGCGCGTGACGTACGATGGCGTACGTGTATATGCAGACCGGCGGGCCGTCGTTCGACGTGCCCACGGGGCGGCTCGACGGGAAGGTGTCCAACCTGCGGGACGCCGACGCGCTGCCGGACGTGCACGACGGCATCGACGCGCTCCGCTCCAAGTTCCGCGCCAACGGCCTTGACGAGAAGGACCTCGTCCTCCTCACCGGTACGCATGCTGCATGCATCTCCTGTCTCTCTAGCTAATTAGCTAATTAGCTAGGTACGTACCTAGCTGACCCACGCCATTGCGCCGACACATGCATGCACGCAGCTGCGCACACGGTGGGCACGACGGCGTGCTTCTTCCTCCAGGACCGGCtctacaacttcccgctgccgggCGGCGGGCGGGGCTCGGACCCGACCATCCCGCCGGGCTTCCTGTCGGAGCTCAAGGCCCGGTGCGCGCCGGGGGACTTCAACACGCGCCTGGCCCTGGACCGCGGCAGCGAGAACGTCTTCGACACCTCCATCCTCCGCAACATCCGCAACGGCTTCGCCGTCATCGGCACCGACGCCGCGCTCTACAACGACACGGCCACGGTCGACGTCGTCGACTCCTACTCcggcctgctcagcaacttcttcgGGCCCTACTTCCGGCAGGACTTCGCGGACGCCATGGTCCGCATGGGCAGCGTCGGCGTGGTCACCGGCAGCAAGCAGGGCGAGGTCCGGAAGGTCTGCTCCAAGTTCAACTGACTGATTCCGCTCCCGCCAATGCAATGCAAGCGCGTACCGTCCATAGATCGTCCCTTCATTCATTGCACACAGCTAGCTGGCTGGCCGGCCCCATCCATATAAGCATGAAGAGCACGTACGTacggtggggtttggttgcctgcTTTCATGGCAGTGTTTCTCTCTTCTTCATCCATTCGTTCCATTCATGAGTACAGAGTACACACATCGCGTAGATCTCTCGTCTCACTGTGCAAATTAAAGGGAGGTTCAAGCAGTGCTTCACTAGCTGTGTATGTATAGTATCGACGAAACGGAAACTGCACAAGGTTTTGAAAAAGCAATTTGCTTAGCTTTAAGATCTGTGCAGCTCTCCTTCTGATGCGGTACACATATATATAGCTACACTGTGGCGTATATATAGGGTATAACATGAATTACTCGGCCTTGTGTTTACATAGAAATTACTACATGAGTCTTGTTGTTCGGTTTTGGAAATTCATTTGCTGTTGTGTCTACTGTAACTGTAAAAAGTGTTGATTTTTATATTGCAATATATATTCATCTGcttaattatatatattttttatatatATTCTGCTAGCTGATTGTCATCGGACATTATTGCGCAATTACTTTTTTCTTGTACTGTAGAAGATACTGTCATCGTACGATAGTTATACAAAGTACTCCAACGTCCCCTATAGCTACAGTTAAGTACTCGTATTTGCTATTCATCTATATATATGTTGATAGATCACGCACAACATTTATTCACGGTAAATTATAACTGAGTCAGTCACTTCTAAATGTATGATGAGCAAATTATTCCACACGGCGCAACTGCAAACAAGACCTGCATTTATAACTGAAATTAAAATGATGAGCTGCAGCACTGATGCAAGACCAACCGCACCTCATGCAGTTCTCCTTACAGCAAGGCCATCAAGAAACTTCGCGGCATTTCTCTTGGTTCCATGCCCATCCATGGATGGTTGGCTGGCGGGCACAAGCTGGCAAGAGCTTTATTGCACTGGTTCTGTGTTTTATTGGGAAAAGGACTGCTGGTCTG
Proteins encoded:
- the LOC100279575 gene encoding Peroxidase 43 precursor, which translates into the protein MAGTTRCSIRGSNAPGLALPCLLLLLLLAGAGVSNGQLQVGFYSKSCPDAESTVASVVRQSGSADPTILPALIRLQFHDCFVRGCDGSVLIKGGGNNNNNAEVDNGKHQGLRGLEIIEGAKTQLEAQCPGVVSCADIVVLAARDAVAFTGGPSFDVPTGRLDGKVSNLRDADALPDVHDGIDALRSKFRANGLDEKDLVLLTAAHTVGTTACFFLQDRLYNFPLPGGGRGSDPTIPPGFLSELKARCAPGDFNTRLALDRGSENVFDTSILRNIRNGFAVIGTDAALYNDTATVDVVDSYSGLLSNFFGPYFRQDFADAMVRMGSVGVVTGSKQGEVRKVCSKFN